In Camelina sativa cultivar DH55 chromosome 16, Cs, whole genome shotgun sequence, a single window of DNA contains:
- the LOC104752732 gene encoding cytochrome B5-like protein, with protein sequence MIAVIGLLLGFLISALFLIQGKRRSNGDHQDKKKRSSNEPVDVVKPKRSYSKSEVSEHNKRNDCWIIIKDRVYDVTSYVEEHPGGDAILVHAGDDSTDGFFGPQHATRVFDMIEDFYIGELSR encoded by the coding sequence ATGATAGCTGTGATCGGATTGCTTCTGGGTTTTCTAATCTCAGCATTGTTCTTAATCCAAGGAAAGCGAAGATCAAACGGAGATCatcaagacaagaagaagagatctagTAATGAGCCTGTAGATGTCGTAAAGCCTAAGAGGAGTTACAGCAAGAGTGAAGTCTCAGAACACAACAAAAGGAACGATTGTTGGATCATAATCAAAGATAGAGTCTATGACGTTACGTCCTATGTTGAAGAGCATCCCGGTGGTGACGCCATTCTAGTTCATGCTGGCGATGATTCTACTGATGGCTTCTTCGGACCACAACACGCCACTCGTGTTTTTGACATGATCGAAGATTTCTACATCGGAGAACTTAGTCggtaa
- the LOC104752733 gene encoding uncharacterized protein LOC104752733 isoform X2 → MIPMDNYCVPSTSTTGLVFSANSNMNASSGFHLTVNSPASVTGLKHEASLAVDWSVEEQYILEKGLAKFKDEPQVTKYVKIASTLPDKSVRDVAMRCKWMTQKRRKGEEHCAGTKVNYRKVVDLPPKLNMFSTVPQQNATYAMSNMCQSPRMHFEGLNDAVMERLRQNTQAFSQISSNLSASKPQDNTSLFYLAKNNISAILNDMKEMPGIISRMPPLPVSINNDLASSLMMSTTQRSYIIPSSVYLKKEPRN, encoded by the exons ATGATTCCGATGGATAACTATTGCGTACCGAGTACTAGCACGACCGGTTTAGTGTTTTCAGCGAATTCGAACATGAATGCTTCCTCTGGATTCCACCTTACTGTAAATTCTCCGGCTTCCGTTACTGGACTCAAGCATGAAGCTTCTTTGGCTGTCGATTGGTCTGTTGAGGAACAGTATATATTGGAGAAAGGTCTTGCAaa ATTTAAAGATGAACCACAGGTTACAAAGTATGTAAAGATCGCATCAACTTTACCAGATAAAAGTGTACGGGATGTAGCAATGAGATGTAAATGGATGACG CAAAAACGGAGAAAAGGTGAAGAACATTGTGCCGGCACTAAGGTCAACTATAGAAAG GTGGTGGATTTACCCCCAAAACTGAACATGTTCTCCACCGTGCCGCAACAAAATGCTACATATGCCATGAGCAATATGTGCCAGAGTCCACGCATGCATTTTGAAG GTTTAAATGATGCGGTTATGGAACGTCTACGACAGAATACTCAAGCTTTCAGTCAAATTTCTTCAAACCTTTCTGCAAGCAAG CCACAGGATAACACCAGTCTGTTTTATCTGGCAAAAAATAACATCAGTGCCATCTTGAATGA CATGAAGGAGATGCCTGGTATCATAAGCCGGATGCCACCTCTGCCGGTTTCAATTAACAATGATCTTGCAAGCAGTTTAATGATGAGTACTACACAG AGATCTTATATCATTCCTTCAAGCGTCTATCTGAAGAAGGAGCCAAGAAACTGA
- the LOC104752731 gene encoding glycine-rich RNA-binding protein RZ1B-like, whose amino-acid sequence MKDRENDGNLETRIFVGGLSWDVTERQLESTFDRYGKITECQIMVGKDTGRPRGFGFITFTDRRGADDAIKHMHGRELGNRVISVNKAEPKIGGDDADQLHKGGGYSSRGKGSEDECFKCGRPGHWARDCPSTGGDRGRVRDPLPLRSRLGGFGGHRDRYGDRELERERDRDRYMDSRRDRDVGRYSYRDRFDGGDKYEPRDHYPMERYAPPGERLVIDRYGMPEHHHHQLENEYRGRERSYERDRYARDTSDRYGAMGPLRDEGRPYRGRPGPYDRPSRAGGPGHWARDCPSTGGDRGRVRDPLPLRSRLGGFGGHRDRYGDRELERERDRDRYMDSRRDRDVGRYSYRDRFDGGDKYEPRDHYPMERYAPPGERLVIDRYGMPEHHHHQLENEYRGRERSYERDRYARDTSDRYGAMGPLRDEGRPYRGRPGPYDRPSRAGGRLSSYERW is encoded by the exons ATGAAAGACAGAGAAAACGATGGGAATCTTGAGACCAGAATCTTCGTGGGAGGATTGTCTTGGGATGTGACAGAGAGGCAGCTTGAGAGTACTTTTGATCGCTACGGGAAAATCACTGAGTGTCAG ATTATGGTGGGGAAAGATACTGGCCGTCCACGTGGTTTTGGGTTTATTACATTCACTGATCGCCGAGGAGCTGATGATGCAATTAAGCATATGCATGGGAGGGAGTTGGGTAATAGGGTCATCTCAGTGAACAAGGCTGAGCCCAAAATTGGTGGAGACGATGCAGACCAATTACATAAGGGTGGAGGCTATTCATCGCGAGGGAAGGGAAGTGAGGATGAGTGCTTTAAGTGTGGACGACCTGGTCATTGGGCTCGAGACTGCCCATCAACTGGTGGTGATCGAGGACGTGTTAGAGATCCCCTTCCGTTGCGCTCTAGACTTGGAGGATTTGGTGGACATCGGGATCGCTATGGAGATCGTGAACTAGAGCGGGAGCGTGACCGTGACCGCTACATGGATTCACGCCGTGATCGTGATGTGGGACGATATAGCTATAGGGACCGCTTTGATGGTGGAGACAAGTATGAACCTCGTGATCACTATCCAATGGAGAG ATACGCACCACCTGGAGAGCGTTTGGTGATTGATAGGTATGGGATGCctgagcatcatcatcatcaacttgaGAATGAATACCGcgggagagagagaagctatGAGAGGGATAGATACGCGAGGGATACAAGTGATAGGTATGGAGCTATGGGACCATTACGCGATGAGGGAAGACCCTACAGAGGCAGACCAGGTCCTTATGACCGTCCTAGCCGAGCTGGAG GACCTGGTCATTGGGCTCGAGACTGCCCATCAACTGGTGGTGATCGAGGACGTGTTAGAGATCCCCTTCCGTTGCGCTCTAGACTTGGAGGATTTGGTGGACATCGGGATCGCTATGGAGATCGTGAACTAGAGCGGGAGCGTGACCGTGACCGCTACATGGATTCACGCCGTGATCGTGATGTGGGACGATATAGCTATAGGGACCGCTTTGATGGTGGAGACAAGTATGAACCTCGTGATCACTATCCAATGGAGAG ATACGCACCACCTGGAGAGCGTTTGGTGATTGATAGGTATGGGATGCctgagcatcatcatcatcaacttgaGAATGAATACCGcgggagagagagaagctatGAGAGGGATAGATACGCGAGGGATACAAGTGATAGGTATGGAGCTATGGGACCATTACGCGATGAGGGAAGACCCTACAGAGGCAGACCAGGTCCTTATGACCGTCCTAGCCGAGCTGGAGGCCGACTTTCATCATATGAACGTTGGTAG
- the LOC104752733 gene encoding uncharacterized protein LOC104752733 isoform X1, whose product MIPMDNYCVPSTSTTGLVFSANSNMNASSGFHLTVNSPASVTGLKHEASLAVDWSVEEQYILEKGLAKFKDEPQVTKYVKIASTLPDKSVRDVAMRCKWMTQKRRKGEEHCAGTKVNYRKVVDLPPKLNMFSTVPQQNATYAMSNMCQSPRMHFEGLNDAVMERLRQNTQAFSQISSNLSASKPQDNTSLFYLAKNNISAILNDMKEMPGIISRMPPLPVSINNDLASSLMMSTTQQRSYIIPSSVYLKKEPRN is encoded by the exons ATGATTCCGATGGATAACTATTGCGTACCGAGTACTAGCACGACCGGTTTAGTGTTTTCAGCGAATTCGAACATGAATGCTTCCTCTGGATTCCACCTTACTGTAAATTCTCCGGCTTCCGTTACTGGACTCAAGCATGAAGCTTCTTTGGCTGTCGATTGGTCTGTTGAGGAACAGTATATATTGGAGAAAGGTCTTGCAaa ATTTAAAGATGAACCACAGGTTACAAAGTATGTAAAGATCGCATCAACTTTACCAGATAAAAGTGTACGGGATGTAGCAATGAGATGTAAATGGATGACG CAAAAACGGAGAAAAGGTGAAGAACATTGTGCCGGCACTAAGGTCAACTATAGAAAG GTGGTGGATTTACCCCCAAAACTGAACATGTTCTCCACCGTGCCGCAACAAAATGCTACATATGCCATGAGCAATATGTGCCAGAGTCCACGCATGCATTTTGAAG GTTTAAATGATGCGGTTATGGAACGTCTACGACAGAATACTCAAGCTTTCAGTCAAATTTCTTCAAACCTTTCTGCAAGCAAG CCACAGGATAACACCAGTCTGTTTTATCTGGCAAAAAATAACATCAGTGCCATCTTGAATGA CATGAAGGAGATGCCTGGTATCATAAGCCGGATGCCACCTCTGCCGGTTTCAATTAACAATGATCTTGCAAGCAGTTTAATGATGAGTACTACACAG CAGAGATCTTATATCATTCCTTCAAGCGTCTATCTGAAGAAGGAGCCAAGAAACTGA
- the LOC104752739 gene encoding probable aldo-keto reductase 4 isoform X2, which translates to MATCGVRRMKLGSQGLEVSAQGLGCMGLSAFYGAPKPETEAIALIHHAIHSGVTFLDTSDIYGPETNEVLLSKALKDGMREKVELATKFGISYAEGKREVRGDPAYVRAACEASLKRLDVACIDLYYQHRIDTRVPIEITMGELKKLVEEGKIKYVGLSEACASSIRRAHAVHPITAVQLEWSLWTRDVEEEIIPTCRELGIGIVAYSPLGRGFFASGPKLVENLDKDDFRKASFDFIQNQLLQALPRFQEENLDNNKIVYEKVCAISEKKGCTPAQLALAWVHHQGDDVCPIPGTTKIENLNQNIGALSVKLTPEEMTELEAIAQPGFVKGERYTAMMPTFKNSETPPLSSWKAA; encoded by the exons ATGGCGACTTGTGGAGTGAGGAGGATGAAACTAGGAAGCCAAGGTCTTGAGGTTTCAGCGCAAGGCCTTGGTTGTATGGGCCTCTCTGCTTTCTACGGTGCTCCCAAGCCGGAAACAGAGGCCATCGCTCTCATCCACCATGCTATTCACTCCGGTGTCACTTTTCTTGACACCTCTGACATTTACGGTCCTGAGACCAACGAGGTTCTCCTCAGCAAG gcACTCAAGGATGGGATGAGAGAAAAAGTTGAACTTGCGACCAAATTTGGAATCAGCTATGCAGAGGGAAAGAGGGAGGTGAGAGGGGATCCCGCCTATGTGAGGGCTGCTTGTGAGGCCAGTTTAAAGCGGCTAGATGTTGCCTGCATTGATCTCTATTATCAGCATCGGATTGATACTCGTGTCCCTATTGAAATCACT ATGGGAGAACTGAAGAAGCTGGTTGAAGAGGGTAAGATAAAGTACGTTGGTTTGTCTGAAGCCTGTGCCTCATCTATCAGAAGAGCACATGCTGTTCACCCAATTACTGCCGTACAGTTAGAATGGTCCTTGTGGACGAGagatgtggaagaagaaatcATTCCGACCTGCAG GGAACTTGGGATAGGGATTGTTGCTTACAGTCCTCTAGGACGAGGTTTCTTTGCATCTGGACCCAAGCTTGTTGAAAACTTAGACAAGGATGACTTCAGAAAGGCAA GTTTT GACTTTATACAAAATCAATTACTGCAGGCTCTACCAAGATTCCAAGAGGAAAACTTAGACAACAACAAGATCGTTTATGAGAAAGTTTGTGCAATCTCGGAAAAGAAAGGATGCACTCCTGCACAACTAGCTCTTGCATGGGTTCACCACCAGGGAGATGATGTTTGTCCCATCCCAGGAACCACTAAGATCGAAAACCTCAACCAGAACATTGGAGCTTTATCAGTGAAACTCACACCCGAAGAGATGACTGAGCTTGAGGCCATTGCCCAACCAGGTTTTGTGAAAGGAGAAAGATACACGGCTATGATGCCCACTTTTAAGAACTCGGAGACACCACCATTGTCTTCTTGGAAAGCCGCTTAA
- the LOC104752736 gene encoding uncharacterized protein LOC104752736 isoform X2, translating to MEGLRESQHLFVNKNHVDGSVKIIPGEDETSESSNPKRKVESLFCVMRKRTCRHKYVNDDDDDDDDDMFLELDSNAQIGVDGESDFWFENLGDNPLDEGLVVDECCCGSDTDLSECSEFDVISEHVLDDSDLFTGWKFLSVWSDEDEGTLVSKCSSETLNSILLLSPDENGARFSHSNDTSLFHSERKEDHILCVPGDCDDILECCVSKEDPVVPCSSDIFENDGDNSAANEFSCGDVINMQGSMELMCIDDDELMPYEPVPLCIVPPNGWESNLPETCSLHQIDCEYNGHDDNIGLEVSPLPLTKTLERPSRPWSVCGSIAAVRNLPLMEDSSDACRSLGEQLDVNVNSSEDKYAELAQTPSTLYQEEVDGEDEIDIDAMIHKLNLVPDDSDSCFNREEWNTSKHPRHALIGLEQCTRTSLRRAIMFHGAIAVLHCRHSKHFVRKHEVIIGRSSDGLNVDIDLGKYNYRSKISRRQALVKLENNGSFSLKNLGKQHILVNGEKIDPGQIVTLTSCSSIDFCRSEE from the exons ATGGAAGGTCTTCGAGAATCTCAGCATCTCTTCGTCAATAAGAACCACGTC GATGGTTCTGTCAAAATAATTCCTGGTGAAGATGAAACATCAGAGAGttcaaatccaaaaagaaaagttgaaagCCTCTTTTGTGTCATGAGAAAGAGAACTTGTAGGCACAAGTAtgtaaatgatgatgatgatgatgatgatgatgatatgtttCTGGAGTTAGATAGTAATGCACAGATAGGTGTTGATGGTGAAAGTGACTTCTGGTTTGAAAATCTTGGGGATAATCCTTTAGATGAGGGTTTGGTTGTAGACGAATGCTGCTGTGGCAGTGACACAGACCTATCTGAATGTTCTGAATTTGATGTTATATCAGAACATGTTCTAGACGACAGTGATTTGTTCACCGGATGGAAATTTCTGTCTGTATGGTCTGATGAGGATGAGGGAACTCTGGTTAGTAAGTGTTCTTCAGAAACTTTGAATTCTATCTTGTTGTTATCTCCTGATGAGAATGGTGCAAGGTTTAGTCATAGCAATGACACCTCTCTCTTCCATTCTGAACGGAAAGAAGATCATATATTATGTGTCCCTGGGGATTGTGATGATATTTTGGAGTGCTGTGTCAGCAAAGAAGATCCAGTAGTCCCATGCAGTTCTGATATCTTCGAGAATGATGGCGATAATTCAGCTGCAAATGAGTTTAGTTGTGGAGATGTCATCAACATGCAGGGGTCTATGGAGCTAATGtgcattgatgatgatgagcttaTGCCGTATGAACCAGTACCGCTCTGCATTGTTCCTCCTAATGGTTGGGAAAGCAATTTGCCAGAAACCTGTTCACTTCATCAGATTGACTGTGAGTACAACGGTCATGATGATAATATTGGTCTTGAAGTCTCTCCATTACCTTTAACAAAAACTCTTGAAAGACCTAGTAGGCCCTGGTCAGTTTGTGGCTCTATAGCTGCAGTCAGAAACTTGCCTCTAATGGAAGATAGCTCAGATGCCTGTAGATCTTTGGGTGAACAGTTAGATGTAAATGTTAATAGCTCTGAGGACAAGTACGCAGAACTTGCTCAAACCCCATCAACTCTATATCAGGAAGAAGTGGATGGTGAAGATGAGATTGACATTGATGCAATG ATTCACAAACTGAATCTAGTCCCAGATGATTCAGATTCATGCTTCAACAGGGAAG AATGGAACACGTCTAAGCACCCAAGACATGCATTAATTGGATTGGAACAGTGCACAAGAACTTCATTGCGGAGAGCAATTATGTTTCATGGGGCAATTGCTGTCCTGCATTGTCGTCATTCAAAGCATTTTGTCAGAAAACACGAG GTGATTATTGGGAGATCATCTGATGGCTTGAATGTTGACATTGACTTGGGTAAATATAATTATAGGAGCAAGATATCTCGGCGTCAG GCATTGGTTAAGCTAGAGAACAACGGATCATTCTCTCTAAAGAACCTTGGAAAGCAACATATCCTTGTAAATGGAGAAAAAATCGATCCAGGACAGATTGTAACCCTCACATCGTGTAGTTCAATTGAT TTTTGCAGATCAGAGGAATAA
- the LOC104752734 gene encoding probable aldo-keto reductase 2 — translation MAEACRVRRMKLGSQGLEVSAQGLGCMALSARYGAPKPQTEAIVLLHHAIRSGVTFFDTSDMYGPETNELLLGKALKDGVREKVELATKFGFFIVEGETEIRGDPAYVRAACEASLKRLDVACIDLYYQHRVDTRVPIEITMGELKKLVEEGKVKYIGLSEASASTIRRAHAVHPITAVQIEWSLWSRDAEEDIIPTCRCEKAESDITVLFLYMFLLLILGKRPVRCRKGR, via the exons ATGGCAGAGGCTTGCAGAGTGAGGAGGATGAAGTTAGGAAGCCAAGGCCTTGAGGTATCGGCGCAAGGCCTTGGTTGCATGGCCCTATCTGCTCGCTACGGTGCACCCAAGCCACAAACTGAAGCCATCGTTCTCCTTCATCACGCTATTCGTTCAGGCGTTACTTTCTTTGACACCTCTGACATGTACGGTCCTGAGACCAACGAGTTGCTCCTCGGAAAG GCTTTGAAAGATGGGGTGAGGGAGAAAGTGGAGCTTGCGACCAAATTTGGGTTCTTTATAGTAGAGGGGGAAACAGAGATAAGAGGAGATCCTGCTTATGTTAGGGCTGCTTGTGAGGCTAGTTTGAAGCGGCTAGATGTTGCTTGCATTGATCTTTATTATCAGCATCGTGTCGATACTCGTGTACCTATCGAAATCACT ATGGGAGAACTGAAGAAGCTAGTGGAAGAAGGTAAAGTAAAGTATATCGGATTGTCTGAAGCTTCAGCTTCAACTATCAGAAGGGCACATGCTGTTCACCCGATAACCGCGGTGCAAATAGAATGGTCCTTATGGTCGAGAGATGCGGAAGAAGACATCATTCCTACCTGCAGGTGTGAGAAAGCAGAATCAGACATAACTGTCCTCTTTCtttacatgtttcttttattaatacTAGGAAAGCGACCCGTGCGTTGCCGCAAGGGGAGGTGA
- the LOC104752739 gene encoding probable aldo-keto reductase 4 isoform X1: protein MATCGVRRMKLGSQGLEVSAQGLGCMGLSAFYGAPKPETEAIALIHHAIHSGVTFLDTSDIYGPETNEVLLSKALKDGMREKVELATKFGISYAEGKREVRGDPAYVRAACEASLKRLDVACIDLYYQHRIDTRVPIEITMGELKKLVEEGKIKYVGLSEACASSIRRAHAVHPITAVQLEWSLWTRDVEEEIIPTCRELGIGIVAYSPLGRGFFASGPKLVENLDKDDFRKALPRFQEENLDNNKIVYEKVCAISEKKGCTPAQLALAWVHHQGDDVCPIPGTTKIENLNQNIGALSVKLTPEEMTELEAIAQPGFVKGERYTAMMPTFKNSETPPLSSWKAA from the exons ATGGCGACTTGTGGAGTGAGGAGGATGAAACTAGGAAGCCAAGGTCTTGAGGTTTCAGCGCAAGGCCTTGGTTGTATGGGCCTCTCTGCTTTCTACGGTGCTCCCAAGCCGGAAACAGAGGCCATCGCTCTCATCCACCATGCTATTCACTCCGGTGTCACTTTTCTTGACACCTCTGACATTTACGGTCCTGAGACCAACGAGGTTCTCCTCAGCAAG gcACTCAAGGATGGGATGAGAGAAAAAGTTGAACTTGCGACCAAATTTGGAATCAGCTATGCAGAGGGAAAGAGGGAGGTGAGAGGGGATCCCGCCTATGTGAGGGCTGCTTGTGAGGCCAGTTTAAAGCGGCTAGATGTTGCCTGCATTGATCTCTATTATCAGCATCGGATTGATACTCGTGTCCCTATTGAAATCACT ATGGGAGAACTGAAGAAGCTGGTTGAAGAGGGTAAGATAAAGTACGTTGGTTTGTCTGAAGCCTGTGCCTCATCTATCAGAAGAGCACATGCTGTTCACCCAATTACTGCCGTACAGTTAGAATGGTCCTTGTGGACGAGagatgtggaagaagaaatcATTCCGACCTGCAG GGAACTTGGGATAGGGATTGTTGCTTACAGTCCTCTAGGACGAGGTTTCTTTGCATCTGGACCCAAGCTTGTTGAAAACTTAGACAAGGATGACTTCAGAAAG GCTCTACCAAGATTCCAAGAGGAAAACTTAGACAACAACAAGATCGTTTATGAGAAAGTTTGTGCAATCTCGGAAAAGAAAGGATGCACTCCTGCACAACTAGCTCTTGCATGGGTTCACCACCAGGGAGATGATGTTTGTCCCATCCCAGGAACCACTAAGATCGAAAACCTCAACCAGAACATTGGAGCTTTATCAGTGAAACTCACACCCGAAGAGATGACTGAGCTTGAGGCCATTGCCCAACCAGGTTTTGTGAAAGGAGAAAGATACACGGCTATGATGCCCACTTTTAAGAACTCGGAGACACCACCATTGTCTTCTTGGAAAGCCGCTTAA
- the LOC104752736 gene encoding uncharacterized protein LOC104752736 isoform X1, which yields MEGLRESQHLFVNKNHVDGSVKIIPGEDETSESSNPKRKVESLFCVMRKRTCRHKYVNDDDDDDDDDMFLELDSNAQIGVDGESDFWFENLGDNPLDEGLVVDECCCGSDTDLSECSEFDVISEHVLDDSDLFTGWKFLSVWSDEDEGTLVSKCSSETLNSILLLSPDENGARFSHSNDTSLFHSERKEDHILCVPGDCDDILECCVSKEDPVVPCSSDIFENDGDNSAANEFSCGDVINMQGSMELMCIDDDELMPYEPVPLCIVPPNGWESNLPETCSLHQIDCEYNGHDDNIGLEVSPLPLTKTLERPSRPWSVCGSIAAVRNLPLMEDSSDACRSLGEQLDVNVNSSEDKYAELAQTPSTLYQEEVDGEDEIDIDAMIHKLNLVPDDSDSCFNREEWNTSKHPRHALIGLEQCTRTSLRRAIMFHGAIAVLHCRHSKHFVRKHEVIIGRSSDGLNVDIDLGKYNYRSKISRRQALVKLENNGSFSLKNLGKQHILVNGEKIDPGQIVTLTSCSSIDIRGITFMFKVNEEAVRQFLKTNTRRKSEDDTKFRWCG from the exons ATGGAAGGTCTTCGAGAATCTCAGCATCTCTTCGTCAATAAGAACCACGTC GATGGTTCTGTCAAAATAATTCCTGGTGAAGATGAAACATCAGAGAGttcaaatccaaaaagaaaagttgaaagCCTCTTTTGTGTCATGAGAAAGAGAACTTGTAGGCACAAGTAtgtaaatgatgatgatgatgatgatgatgatgatatgtttCTGGAGTTAGATAGTAATGCACAGATAGGTGTTGATGGTGAAAGTGACTTCTGGTTTGAAAATCTTGGGGATAATCCTTTAGATGAGGGTTTGGTTGTAGACGAATGCTGCTGTGGCAGTGACACAGACCTATCTGAATGTTCTGAATTTGATGTTATATCAGAACATGTTCTAGACGACAGTGATTTGTTCACCGGATGGAAATTTCTGTCTGTATGGTCTGATGAGGATGAGGGAACTCTGGTTAGTAAGTGTTCTTCAGAAACTTTGAATTCTATCTTGTTGTTATCTCCTGATGAGAATGGTGCAAGGTTTAGTCATAGCAATGACACCTCTCTCTTCCATTCTGAACGGAAAGAAGATCATATATTATGTGTCCCTGGGGATTGTGATGATATTTTGGAGTGCTGTGTCAGCAAAGAAGATCCAGTAGTCCCATGCAGTTCTGATATCTTCGAGAATGATGGCGATAATTCAGCTGCAAATGAGTTTAGTTGTGGAGATGTCATCAACATGCAGGGGTCTATGGAGCTAATGtgcattgatgatgatgagcttaTGCCGTATGAACCAGTACCGCTCTGCATTGTTCCTCCTAATGGTTGGGAAAGCAATTTGCCAGAAACCTGTTCACTTCATCAGATTGACTGTGAGTACAACGGTCATGATGATAATATTGGTCTTGAAGTCTCTCCATTACCTTTAACAAAAACTCTTGAAAGACCTAGTAGGCCCTGGTCAGTTTGTGGCTCTATAGCTGCAGTCAGAAACTTGCCTCTAATGGAAGATAGCTCAGATGCCTGTAGATCTTTGGGTGAACAGTTAGATGTAAATGTTAATAGCTCTGAGGACAAGTACGCAGAACTTGCTCAAACCCCATCAACTCTATATCAGGAAGAAGTGGATGGTGAAGATGAGATTGACATTGATGCAATG ATTCACAAACTGAATCTAGTCCCAGATGATTCAGATTCATGCTTCAACAGGGAAG AATGGAACACGTCTAAGCACCCAAGACATGCATTAATTGGATTGGAACAGTGCACAAGAACTTCATTGCGGAGAGCAATTATGTTTCATGGGGCAATTGCTGTCCTGCATTGTCGTCATTCAAAGCATTTTGTCAGAAAACACGAG GTGATTATTGGGAGATCATCTGATGGCTTGAATGTTGACATTGACTTGGGTAAATATAATTATAGGAGCAAGATATCTCGGCGTCAG GCATTGGTTAAGCTAGAGAACAACGGATCATTCTCTCTAAAGAACCTTGGAAAGCAACATATCCTTGTAAATGGAGAAAAAATCGATCCAGGACAGATTGTAACCCTCACATCGTGTAGTTCAATTGAT ATCAGAGGAATAACATTTATGTTCAAAGTTAACGAAGAAGCAGTGAGACAGTTCTTGAAGACCAACACAAGGAGAAAGAGTGAGGATGACACCAAATTCAGATGGTGCGGATAG